In the genome of Carnobacterium viridans, one region contains:
- a CDS encoding phage tail tape measure protein gives MAGELRKLGVRLTAEGVNQYKDDLRSAGSAARLMSQETKIAILELGEGASSADKFQTQLKSLDREYDVQKNKLKTLSNAQKEFTTSLGLVEREITSTTSALKSSQSETNRLEKEYRTLAKTTSNSAIETNKAKQAFQDSSGTLKTTQNETNRLEKEYRELGKTLGYNATETKKAKQAWQESAAVLKSSQADTNRLEKEYRELAKASGLNATETKKAKQAWQESKQETKELATNLNKLEKDQSQYTKELDKMPGKINAAKISMGELSNEMQALNREYIKNGGHLADVSAKLTTVGDKVKTFSRGIQSAGSTLTTGVTLPLIAMGTAALTAGVKFEQQMSRVGSIADATKEELSQLTEQAKELGASTAFSASEVAAGMENMASAGFTVTEIMNAMSGVLDLAAVSGGDVALASEAAATAINAFKLEAGDAGHVADVFARAAADTNAEVGDMAEALKYAAPPAANLGLSLEDTAAAIGIMSDAGIKGSMAGTTLRGALTRLAKPTSAASDLMSDLGIQMFDAQGKIKPMSQIVTELQDGLAGMTNEQKASTLATIFGQEAMNGMMVLVDAGSGKVDALSKSLENSTGSAEKMATAMQDNVAGTLDEMMGALETAGIELTEALAPAVTEIAEKITQLVGSFNELDDETQQTIIKWLALAAAAGPMLSAIGSMGQGVGTLIKLGGASTKVYGGLKASLSQTSLATKVAVGSVDDLALAAAGAGGAGGVGGLTLALGAALPWIAGITLAVGAGYGAWKIWGEGAYEAGERTKQWGSDIGEEADKALDDFQTLSDEAGLATDLMAFNVEDGTSRAITAYSEMAGSIKEDIKETISETEEGLAGLPESVRKIVGDSMTAGVAEQSKLVEEIDTIQAAITGIYENALAENRSVTDEELIVIENYHSRLAEIRSETLKLSAEEQRKVQAVMTEDLRSFSTEQLRQRTEMLNDEATVIQKGYDKQAKLLEEQLTSGVLGREQYNDAMAALNASEIGDLSEIGMEYLKVWQERGDIPLETQKKILADMGLSYSEIQAQLDLNNQQIAQSNKYMAESSKDASEEVRKANDTWNGMILDEKTGKVTTNLDKVITEASESEEGWNNLQFIMQNAELDTNAKEKIMEALMANGKWWEMDFPTQFADVETNAGQVATSFLQANYDWESMKYEDKMAILNSNSPETVKQALIDTGVWENLTPTEKEMIISTNAGRAAQIALESTGLWNLLTPEEKQMVVTSNSSEEAVKGAEASYTWNGTTWVPKEAKVVASTNAPEVAGQSKIAINEVPELKYANILASSNTLAIKGQVDSTSQSADILGSKLPVIKTSTNAPITEGKLKYATTAATILNSQAPYIPVTDNSGKTKGNLDKTTSSAKTLNNQAPYIPVTDNSNSTKGNLNATTSAAKILNTQSPYITASTNAPKVKGQIDSAKNAAKDKSFTITGFFKKAGSWLGFATGTPATPYDGTFKLGDGGKREPYLTPSGSFGVSGSTDELHNLPKGTRVWPSRQSFKTSARSNDQLKQYLDMIPKFAKGGTIQNAYDGYAGLVGEAGPEIFNIAKGKVSITPISQGQRTKVLDQQGGGSKVDMSETNNLLQALIQLVAQGQVIQMDGREVGRSIYDEVDSIMNHNFNRGSIMSMKGGG, from the coding sequence ATGGCCGGAGAATTGAGAAAATTGGGTGTCCGGTTAACAGCTGAAGGTGTAAACCAATATAAAGATGATTTACGATCTGCAGGTTCTGCTGCCCGTCTAATGTCACAAGAAACTAAAATAGCCATTCTAGAGCTTGGTGAAGGTGCATCGTCGGCTGATAAGTTCCAAACACAGTTAAAAAGTTTAGATCGTGAGTATGATGTTCAAAAAAATAAACTGAAGACGTTAAGTAATGCTCAAAAGGAATTTACAACGTCTCTTGGATTAGTAGAACGTGAAATTACAAGTACTACTAGCGCTTTAAAATCTTCTCAAAGTGAAACCAATCGTTTAGAAAAGGAATACCGTACTCTCGCAAAGACAACTAGTAATAGTGCGATTGAGACGAATAAAGCAAAACAAGCATTTCAAGATTCATCTGGAACGTTAAAAACGACACAGAATGAAACCAATCGTTTAGAAAAGGAATACCGTGAATTAGGTAAAACTTTGGGGTACAACGCTACTGAAACCAAAAAAGCGAAACAAGCATGGCAGGAATCAGCTGCAGTTCTAAAATCATCTCAAGCAGACACTAATCGATTAGAAAAAGAATATCGTGAGCTTGCTAAAGCTTCAGGTTTAAATGCCACAGAAACGAAAAAGGCGAAACAAGCTTGGCAAGAATCTAAGCAAGAAACGAAAGAATTAGCTACTAATTTAAACAAGCTTGAAAAAGATCAATCACAATATACAAAAGAATTAGATAAGATGCCTGGTAAAATTAATGCTGCAAAAATTAGCATGGGTGAATTATCTAATGAAATGCAAGCATTAAATAGAGAGTATATTAAGAACGGCGGACACTTAGCAGATGTATCTGCAAAGTTAACCACTGTAGGAGATAAAGTTAAAACATTCTCTAGAGGAATACAATCAGCGGGTAGTACATTAACTACTGGAGTAACGTTACCTTTAATTGCAATGGGAACAGCAGCTTTAACAGCGGGTGTTAAGTTCGAACAACAAATGAGCCGTGTAGGATCTATTGCTGATGCAACTAAAGAAGAGTTATCTCAATTAACTGAACAAGCAAAAGAACTAGGAGCCAGTACTGCTTTTAGTGCATCTGAAGTTGCAGCTGGTATGGAAAATATGGCCAGTGCAGGTTTTACAGTTACAGAAATTATGAATGCTATGTCTGGTGTTCTTGACTTAGCAGCCGTTTCAGGAGGAGATGTTGCATTAGCTTCAGAAGCAGCAGCAACTGCAATAAATGCATTTAAACTTGAAGCTGGAGATGCAGGTCATGTTGCAGATGTATTTGCACGAGCAGCAGCAGATACAAATGCTGAAGTGGGAGATATGGCTGAGGCACTTAAATATGCAGCTCCTCCTGCAGCCAATTTAGGATTAAGTCTTGAAGATACAGCTGCAGCAATCGGTATAATGTCTGATGCAGGAATCAAAGGCTCGATGGCCGGAACTACATTACGTGGTGCATTAACACGTCTTGCAAAACCAACAAGTGCAGCATCTGATTTAATGAGTGATCTTGGCATACAAATGTTTGATGCACAAGGTAAAATTAAACCAATGTCACAAATTGTTACTGAATTACAAGATGGACTTGCTGGAATGACAAATGAGCAAAAGGCTTCAACATTAGCTACTATATTTGGTCAAGAAGCCATGAACGGAATGATGGTTCTAGTTGATGCAGGTTCTGGAAAAGTTGATGCTCTATCAAAAAGCTTAGAAAATTCTACAGGTTCTGCAGAAAAGATGGCAACAGCTATGCAAGATAATGTTGCCGGAACCCTTGATGAAATGATGGGTGCTTTAGAAACCGCCGGAATAGAATTGACCGAAGCTTTGGCTCCAGCTGTAACAGAAATAGCAGAAAAAATCACACAGTTAGTTGGGTCGTTTAATGAATTAGATGATGAGACTCAACAAACCATTATTAAATGGTTAGCTTTAGCTGCTGCTGCTGGACCAATGTTATCTGCAATCGGTAGCATGGGACAAGGTGTTGGTACTTTAATAAAATTAGGTGGCGCATCTACAAAAGTTTATGGGGGCTTAAAAGCATCTCTTTCACAAACGTCATTAGCTACTAAAGTTGCAGTAGGATCAGTTGATGATTTGGCTTTAGCAGCTGCAGGAGCAGGTGGAGCAGGTGGTGTTGGTGGTTTAACTTTAGCTTTAGGAGCCGCATTACCCTGGATAGCAGGTATAACTTTAGCAGTCGGTGCTGGTTATGGTGCTTGGAAAATTTGGGGTGAAGGTGCTTATGAAGCTGGGGAAAGAACTAAGCAATGGGGTTCTGATATCGGTGAAGAAGCTGATAAAGCACTTGATGATTTTCAAACATTATCTGATGAAGCAGGACTTGCTACTGATTTAATGGCTTTTAATGTTGAAGATGGTACAAGTAGAGCAATAACAGCTTATTCAGAAATGGCAGGTAGTATCAAAGAAGATATAAAAGAAACCATATCTGAAACAGAGGAAGGACTTGCTGGGTTACCAGAATCTGTAAGAAAGATTGTTGGAGATTCAATGACAGCAGGTGTAGCAGAACAATCTAAATTGGTTGAAGAAATAGACACTATTCAAGCAGCCATCACTGGTATTTATGAAAATGCGTTAGCTGAAAATAGATCTGTTACGGATGAAGAGTTAATCGTTATTGAAAATTATCATTCAAGATTAGCTGAAATAAGAAGTGAAACTCTTAAATTGAGTGCAGAAGAGCAACGAAAAGTTCAAGCCGTGATGACCGAAGATTTGAGATCCTTTTCTACTGAACAATTAAGACAACGAACAGAAATGCTAAACGATGAAGCAACAGTTATACAAAAGGGTTATGACAAACAAGCTAAGTTACTTGAGGAACAATTAACTAGTGGTGTTTTAGGCAGAGAACAATACAACGATGCGATGGCTGCTTTAAACGCTTCTGAAATAGGTGACTTATCAGAAATCGGTATGGAATACTTGAAAGTTTGGCAAGAACGTGGAGATATTCCGTTAGAAACACAAAAAAAAATCCTTGCTGATATGGGCTTAAGCTATTCTGAGATTCAAGCTCAATTAGACTTAAACAATCAACAAATAGCTCAATCGAATAAGTATATGGCAGAGTCCTCTAAAGATGCCAGTGAAGAAGTACGAAAAGCTAATGACACTTGGAATGGTATGATCCTAGATGAAAAAACAGGAAAAGTTACAACCAATCTTGATAAAGTTATCACTGAGGCTAGTGAATCTGAAGAGGGTTGGAATAATCTCCAATTCATTATGCAAAACGCTGAATTAGATACCAATGCAAAAGAAAAAATCATGGAAGCATTAATGGCAAATGGTAAGTGGTGGGAAATGGATTTCCCTACTCAATTTGCAGATGTTGAAACAAATGCTGGGCAAGTAGCTACATCTTTCTTACAAGCCAATTATGATTGGGAAAGTATGAAGTACGAAGATAAAATGGCAATTTTGAACAGTAATTCACCTGAAACAGTCAAACAAGCTTTGATTGATACAGGTGTTTGGGAAAACTTAACTCCTACCGAAAAAGAAATGATTATTTCAACTAATGCTGGACGTGCAGCACAGATTGCGTTGGAATCAACAGGCTTGTGGAACTTATTAACACCTGAAGAAAAACAAATGGTTGTTACAAGTAACTCTTCAGAAGAAGCAGTAAAAGGTGCAGAAGCTTCCTATACTTGGAATGGTACTACCTGGGTTCCTAAAGAAGCAAAAGTAGTAGCTTCAACAAATGCACCAGAAGTAGCTGGACAATCAAAAATTGCTATAAATGAGGTACCAGAACTAAAATATGCAAATATTTTAGCTTCCTCTAATACTCTTGCTATAAAAGGTCAGGTAGATAGTACATCTCAATCTGCTGATATTTTAGGTAGTAAATTACCAGTTATTAAAACAAGCACAAATGCTCCAATAACAGAAGGTAAACTTAAGTATGCAACAACAGCAGCTACTATCTTAAATAGTCAAGCTCCTTATATTCCAGTAACTGATAACTCAGGGAAAACAAAAGGTAACTTGGATAAGACTACAAGTTCAGCAAAAACGTTAAATAATCAAGCTCCTTATATACCGGTAACAGATAACTCAAATAGCACTAAAGGGAATCTAAATGCTACCACTAGTGCAGCGAAAATATTAAACACTCAATCTCCCTATATTACTGCTAGTACTAATGCACCAAAAGTTAAAGGACAAATAGATAGCGCAAAAAATGCTGCTAAAGATAAGTCATTTACAATTACTGGTTTCTTTAAAAAAGCAGGAAGCTGGCTAGGATTTGCAACTGGTACTCCAGCAACGCCTTATGATGGAACATTCAAGTTAGGTGATGGTGGAAAGCGTGAACCTTATTTAACACCTTCTGGAAGCTTTGGTGTGTCAGGATCAACTGATGAGTTGCATAATTTACCAAAAGGTACTCGTGTATGGCCAAGCAGACAATCCTTTAAAACATCTGCAAGAAGTAATGATCAGTTGAAACAATATTTGGATATGATTCCTAAATTTGCAAAAGGTGGAACGATTCAAAATGCTTATGATGGCTATGCTGGTTTAGTTGGTGAAGCAGGTCCAGAAATATTTAATATTGCTAAAGGGAAAGTAAGCATCACACCTATTTCGCAAGGGCAACGTACTAAAGTATTAGATCAACAAGGTGGCGGAAGTAAGGTTGACATGAGTGAAACGAACAATTTATTGCAAGCACTAATACAGTTAGTTGCACAAGGACAAGTGATTCAAATGGATGGTAGAGAAGTTGGAAGAAGTATCTACGACGAAGTAGATAGCATAATGAACCACAATTTTAACCGTGGAAGCATTATGAGTATGAAAGGGGGTGGTTAA
- a CDS encoding phage major capsid protein, producing the protein MTIELKDKKSKTLQLATQAMYAALNMDDEVKQKEAFENYSVALADTMKASVQEEVALFENGRADESIMGKRAKRFQLTSKEKKFFAEAVEKQKVDGLDETFPTTIIETLMEDISQEHPLLSQIDNQYTEAVIKYIYSDPSEQTAYWDVIPADIRQILIGAFKTLDLQASKLSGFIALPKGYFKLGPAWLAQYVTTFLREVMTATLEEGVVNGDGKLKPIGMMRKLSGAVDGVYPAKETVSITELTPKSLGGPRALLAKEKMINGQISMVVNPVTYETKVSPNLFFQNTQTGAWTKLPLPNGENVVQSYAVPEGKAVLGNLKNYLLAVAGDLELELYKETLAIEDMDLYIAKMFAAGVAKNSNAFIVLDLSSITGVTVPATEADAVLVKQDTINPIVVVEDPEV; encoded by the coding sequence ATGACAATTGAATTAAAAGATAAAAAGAGCAAGACATTACAGTTAGCTACTCAAGCGATGTATGCCGCTTTAAATATGGATGATGAAGTAAAACAGAAAGAAGCTTTTGAAAACTATTCAGTAGCTTTGGCGGACACAATGAAAGCAAGTGTTCAAGAAGAAGTAGCGTTATTCGAAAATGGACGTGCTGATGAATCTATCATGGGTAAACGTGCTAAACGTTTCCAATTGACTTCAAAGGAAAAGAAATTTTTTGCTGAAGCAGTTGAAAAACAAAAAGTTGATGGATTAGATGAAACTTTCCCAACTACTATTATTGAAACGCTTATGGAAGATATCTCTCAAGAACACCCATTACTATCACAAATTGACAATCAATATACTGAAGCAGTGATTAAGTATATTTACAGTGATCCTTCTGAACAAACAGCTTACTGGGATGTAATTCCTGCTGATATTCGTCAGATTCTTATTGGTGCTTTTAAAACATTAGATTTACAAGCAAGTAAATTAAGTGGTTTTATCGCATTGCCAAAAGGTTACTTCAAATTAGGTCCAGCATGGTTAGCTCAATACGTGACAACTTTCTTGCGTGAAGTAATGACGGCTACTTTAGAAGAAGGCGTTGTTAACGGAGATGGTAAGTTAAAACCAATCGGTATGATGCGTAAATTAAGTGGTGCTGTTGATGGTGTGTACCCTGCAAAAGAAACAGTATCTATTACTGAGTTAACACCAAAATCTTTAGGTGGCCCACGTGCACTTTTAGCTAAAGAAAAAATGATCAACGGTCAAATTTCAATGGTCGTTAACCCTGTAACTTATGAAACAAAAGTTAGCCCTAACCTATTCTTCCAAAATACTCAAACAGGTGCTTGGACAAAACTACCATTACCAAATGGAGAAAACGTTGTTCAATCTTATGCAGTTCCTGAAGGTAAAGCAGTATTAGGTAACTTAAAAAATTACTTGTTAGCTGTTGCTGGTGATTTAGAACTTGAATTGTACAAAGAAACCTTAGCGATTGAAGACATGGATTTATACATTGCTAAAATGTTTGCTGCAGGTGTAGCTAAAAACTCAAATGCGTTTATCGTATTGGATCTATCTAGTATTACAGGAGTAACTGTCCCAGCAACTGAAGCTGATGCAGTTTTAGTAAAACAAGATACTATTAACCCTATTGTTGTTGTAGAAGACCCAGAAGTTTAA
- a CDS encoding head maturation protease, ClpP-related has translation MRILNKKLAKMMVENPIKANVTTDSNKLYLYGDIGDYWNGVTLDDVKFTVNGMSKDQVTVHINSYGGDATEGVAIRNFLMNNFEKIDVVIDGIAASSASIIALCGQTLVMQTGTTYMIHNPWSGVFGNRTDLLREAKALESLEQSYRNVYMERFKGTEEELIELLDNESWLTAEEAEQLGFANDVVQETIEPEIDFESNLVASLLSKYAAKAKVDDDKPIETKPEAQEPEKNDEIKKPNTFLDNFTKAFSQYL, from the coding sequence GTGAGAATACTGAATAAAAAGTTAGCAAAAATGATGGTTGAAAATCCTATTAAAGCAAATGTTACTACAGATAGTAATAAACTTTATCTTTATGGTGATATTGGTGATTATTGGAATGGAGTTACTTTAGATGATGTGAAATTCACTGTCAACGGTATGAGTAAAGATCAAGTGACAGTTCATATTAATTCCTATGGTGGCGATGCTACTGAAGGTGTTGCTATTCGTAATTTCTTAATGAATAATTTTGAAAAAATAGATGTAGTGATTGATGGTATTGCAGCAAGTTCTGCTTCAATAATTGCATTATGTGGTCAAACTTTAGTAATGCAAACAGGCACCACCTACATGATCCATAATCCTTGGTCCGGCGTGTTTGGTAACCGTACAGATTTGTTAAGAGAAGCAAAAGCTTTAGAATCGCTTGAGCAATCTTATCGAAATGTCTATATGGAAAGATTTAAAGGCACCGAGGAAGAATTAATTGAGTTATTGGATAACGAATCATGGTTAACTGCAGAAGAAGCTGAACAGCTTGGATTTGCCAACGATGTAGTACAAGAAACTATCGAACCTGAAATTGATTTTGAAAGTAACTTAGTAGCTAGTCTTTTAAGCAAGTATGCAGCAAAGGCTAAGGTAGATGATGATAAACCAATTGAAACTAAACCAGAAGCTCAAGAACCAGAAAAAAATGATGAAATAAAAAAACCAAATACGTTTTTAGATAACTTTACGAAGGCTTTTAGCCAATATTTGTAA
- a CDS encoding phage portal protein yields MRKIGVFNYFSRNPDANIIKEISLLHDDYNTTLMKQRAIDVVVGRIARSLSLVNWKTYEKGKYKPDSLYYHLNVQPNINQNATDFWEEVVRKLFEDTEVLIVVTSDDQFIIADDFEVTKYVLKENVYTKVVKDDFEFDKSFFESKVIRLNYNNTKIKTLLKNLDDSYGMLFNRLVQVAMRTNQIRGTAKLTGNLAKNAKAQDYLQTFVDKIFKSFSNNSEAIVPVQDGMEYTELSREQNTRSQVDELNKVSNEYLNTVLEAVGIHPALIYGDMSDTSHHKDDYISNVIQPMVEKITDEINRKFFEEVDFMKGSCLNPSIVKLRYISIFDIGGPAEKLVGSSTFTPNDVREAGGYERIDKPGMDDFYMTKNMEKLRGGENTE; encoded by the coding sequence GTGAGAAAAATAGGAGTTTTTAATTATTTTAGTCGTAACCCTGATGCCAATATCATTAAAGAAATATCTCTTCTTCATGATGACTACAACACTACATTGATGAAGCAACGAGCTATAGATGTTGTAGTTGGACGGATTGCACGAAGTCTGTCATTGGTTAACTGGAAAACATATGAAAAAGGGAAATATAAACCTGATTCACTTTACTATCACTTAAATGTCCAACCAAATATTAATCAAAATGCAACTGATTTTTGGGAGGAAGTTGTCCGGAAATTATTTGAAGATACAGAAGTTTTAATTGTCGTGACTAGTGATGATCAATTTATTATTGCGGATGATTTTGAAGTAACAAAGTATGTTTTGAAAGAGAACGTCTATACGAAAGTAGTAAAAGATGACTTTGAATTTGATAAATCATTTTTTGAAAGTAAAGTAATTCGATTGAATTATAACAACACTAAAATTAAAACACTTTTAAAGAATTTAGATGACTCATACGGAATGTTATTTAACCGTTTAGTTCAAGTGGCTATGCGTACTAATCAAATTCGAGGCACAGCAAAATTAACAGGTAATTTAGCGAAGAATGCAAAAGCACAAGATTATTTACAAACATTTGTAGATAAAATATTTAAATCTTTTAGTAATAATTCAGAGGCAATTGTTCCAGTACAAGATGGAATGGAGTATACAGAACTAAGTCGAGAACAAAATACTCGCAGTCAAGTTGATGAATTAAACAAAGTTTCTAACGAATATTTGAATACTGTACTTGAAGCTGTTGGGATACATCCAGCTTTAATTTATGGTGACATGTCTGACACAAGCCACCATAAAGATGATTACATTTCAAACGTCATTCAGCCAATGGTTGAAAAAATTACTGATGAAATTAACCGTAAGTTTTTTGAGGAAGTTGATTTCATGAAAGGTAGTTGTTTAAACCCATCCATAGTCAAGCTTCGTTATATAAGTATTTTTGATATTGGAGGTCCTGCAGAAAAACTTGTAGGATCAAGTACATTTACACCGAATGATGTACGTGAAGCTGGAGGGTATGAACGAATAGATAAACCTGGGATGGATGATTTTTACATGACCAAAAACATGGAAAAACTGAGAGGGGGTGAGAATACTGAATAA
- a CDS encoding DUF6275 family protein, whose amino-acid sequence MDSQEFIEKCKKIVAEYTNNHLDVTDNKVINPEDVYVVWSTKVLKNNKALLSTPISDGMYYELTYNGDKEEIYFDAYKKFENIKFTFK is encoded by the coding sequence ATGGATTCACAAGAATTTATTGAAAAATGTAAAAAAATTGTTGCTGAATATACTAATAATCATTTAGATGTAACTGACAATAAAGTTATTAATCCAGAGGATGTTTATGTGGTTTGGAGTACTAAAGTATTAAAGAATAACAAAGCGTTATTAAGTACACCAATAAGTGATGGTATGTACTACGAATTGACTTACAACGGCGACAAAGAAGAAATTTACTTTGATGCCTATAAGAAATTTGAAAATATTAAATTTACATTTAAGTAA
- a CDS encoding terminase TerL endonuclease subunit: protein MLKNEYIESYIERYKNNEILLNEKRVKLLEFLEREILPRDDIYYFDEQQITDYIEFSENWYFDLDEWEKFLVPFIFLFDKEYNEVVFDEFVIILGRGAGKNGFISTLSHYFISSLHGVEAYDITLAANSERQAKRSAKDVRLVITKKGHETLNAHPPEDYDGVPGEFEAYKSRITSLETQSEILFVAANSSTLDGGREGAVIYDEFHEMENSDIVDVLSGGLGKTQWGRQFFIGTKGFVRGGYFDSKYNRCEAILNGEEEFNGIFPFICELDTIEEMDDPTNWEKANPAFSNPLTPRGRRLLRKVKSEYTELVFEPSKRAAFVTKRMNYIEGDQEHSVASKDEIMATNRPFFDLEGLTPIGSLDFGSVRDFAACGLLFKYGDEYSFETFSFAIKHFVDVHYGYSNSSNSNGGGKKAPIKEWEKQGLMKVIDEPSLDPMHVVNWFIKARELYGVEKIVADNFKLDILRPLLEREGFIVDPIKRPQSIHPLMAPRIEDGFANHKFRFGDNPLMRWYTNNVFVKETSAGKVFLKKEEVKRKTDGFQSLVHALYRANELDEQEEFIIGDINF, encoded by the coding sequence ATGTTAAAAAATGAATATATCGAATCTTACATTGAGCGATATAAAAATAATGAAATATTATTAAATGAAAAAAGGGTTAAGTTGTTAGAATTTTTAGAAAGAGAAATCCTGCCTAGGGATGATATTTATTATTTTGACGAGCAACAAATTACTGATTATATAGAGTTTAGTGAAAATTGGTATTTTGATTTAGACGAATGGGAAAAGTTTTTAGTTCCGTTTATATTTCTATTCGATAAAGAGTATAACGAAGTAGTTTTTGATGAATTTGTTATTATATTAGGACGTGGAGCCGGAAAGAATGGTTTTATTTCCACTTTGTCCCATTACTTTATCAGTTCCTTACATGGCGTAGAAGCATACGATATCACTCTAGCGGCTAACTCTGAAAGACAAGCTAAACGTTCTGCTAAAGATGTACGATTGGTTATTACAAAAAAAGGGCATGAAACTTTAAATGCACATCCTCCTGAAGATTATGATGGAGTACCTGGAGAATTTGAAGCTTACAAATCTCGTATTACTAGTTTAGAGACACAATCAGAAATTTTATTTGTAGCAGCTAATTCAAGCACACTGGATGGTGGACGTGAAGGAGCTGTTATTTATGATGAATTTCATGAGATGGAAAACTCAGACATTGTTGATGTACTATCTGGTGGTTTAGGTAAAACACAATGGGGTAGACAATTTTTTATAGGAACAAAAGGGTTTGTTCGTGGTGGTTACTTTGACAGTAAATATAATCGTTGTGAAGCTATCCTAAATGGAGAAGAAGAATTTAATGGAATATTTCCATTTATTTGTGAACTGGACACCATTGAAGAAATGGATGACCCTACTAATTGGGAAAAAGCTAATCCAGCATTTAGCAATCCTCTAACTCCTCGAGGTAGAAGATTATTAAGAAAAGTTAAAAGTGAATATACAGAACTTGTTTTTGAACCATCTAAACGTGCAGCCTTTGTTACTAAAAGAATGAACTACATTGAAGGCGACCAAGAGCATAGTGTGGCCAGTAAAGATGAAATTATGGCTACCAATAGACCGTTCTTTGATTTAGAAGGTCTTACACCTATTGGATCTTTAGACTTTGGTAGTGTTCGAGATTTTGCAGCATGTGGACTTTTGTTTAAGTACGGTGATGAATATTCATTTGAAACGTTCAGTTTTGCCATAAAACATTTTGTCGATGTGCATTATGGTTATTCTAATAGTTCTAATTCTAATGGTGGGGGTAAAAAAGCCCCTATTAAAGAATGGGAAAAACAAGGATTAATGAAAGTTATTGATGAACCATCACTAGATCCAATGCATGTAGTTAATTGGTTTATAAAAGCTAGAGAATTATATGGAGTTGAAAAAATAGTAGCCGATAATTTTAAGTTAGATATCTTAAGACCGCTCCTGGAGCGTGAAGGATTTATTGTTGATCCAATTAAAAGACCTCAATCGATTCATCCATTAATGGCTCCACGTATTGAAGATGGGTTTGCAAATCATAAATTTAGATTTGGAGACAATCCTTTAATGCGTTGGTATACAAATAATGTGTTTGTAAAGGAAACGTCAGCGGGAAAAGTATTCCTTAAAAAAGAAGAAGTAAAACGTAAAACTGATGGTTTTCAATCTTTGGTACATGCACTGTATCGTGCTAACGAATTAGATGAACAAGAAGAGTTTATTATTGGAGACATTAATTTTTAG
- a CDS encoding helix-turn-helix domain-containing protein: MKLEVGTRLKKIREEKRLNKKEVSEMTGVSYSYYKAIENGSKSPSLEVINKIAKALKISPFYLLNDRVEILEKLVSSEEKRLYEIFDEIPEKKKRLVTGLITQAARLKVLLDDNWKDILENGEYEKFSQSESQLPYDRKRPIVENYDNRDKTFKEIIGQLTELLPRNDGKPPARNRLLKK; this comes from the coding sequence TTGAAACTAGAAGTTGGAACTCGCTTAAAAAAAATAAGAGAAGAAAAAAGATTAAACAAAAAAGAAGTTTCTGAAATGACAGGAGTTTCTTATTCGTACTACAAAGCTATTGAAAATGGCTCTAAGTCGCCTAGTTTAGAAGTTATTAATAAGATTGCTAAAGCTTTGAAAATCAGTCCTTTCTATTTGTTGAATGATCGAGTAGAAATTTTGGAAAAATTAGTTAGTAGTGAAGAAAAAAGACTATATGAAATATTTGATGAAATTCCGGAGAAGAAAAAAAGATTAGTCACAGGGCTTATTACACAAGCTGCTAGACTTAAAGTTCTTCTTGATGATAATTGGAAAGATATTCTTGAAAATGGCGAGTACGAAAAGTTTAGTCAATCAGAAAGTCAACTTCCTTATGATCGAAAAAGGCCAATCGTAGAAAACTACGACAATAGAGATAAAACTTTTAAAGAGATTATCGGACAACTAACTGAATTACTACCTAGAAATGATGGAAAACCTCCAGCTCGAAATAGGTTATTGAAAAAATAA
- a CDS encoding HNH endonuclease — protein sequence MRVGDSLLLNVLTKEDRDKFYNASTWRRLRLEIIKRDNYECQWCKQKGIVTSKEDTTLIVDHIKELETHPELALEPSNLRTLCFYHHEVRHDRMFKGKKKENKWIEDEWY from the coding sequence GTGAGAGTTGGTGATAGCCTATTGCTTAACGTACTGACTAAAGAAGATAGAGATAAGTTTTATAACGCAAGCACGTGGCGAAGGTTAAGACTTGAAATAATTAAACGTGATAACTATGAGTGTCAATGGTGTAAACAAAAAGGAATCGTAACATCTAAAGAAGATACGACATTGATAGTGGACCATATTAAAGAACTTGAAACTCATCCAGAGTTGGCACTTGAACCAAGCAACTTGCGTACGCTTTGTTTCTATCATCATGAAGTAAGACATGATCGTATGTTTAAAGGTAAAAAGAAAGAGAACAAATGGATTGAAGATGAATGGTATTAA